One Porphyromonas pogonae genomic region harbors:
- a CDS encoding OmpA family protein yields the protein MKKNMITAGLLAGALLFGGCGLNLNNATKGGAIGVGAGAALGAGIGKVAGNTGLGAAIGAAVGGTAGALIGHKMDKQKKELEASLPDAKVETINNGEAIRVTFDSGILFALNSSDLNSSSRQSLSNFAQSAQNNPDTNIKIVGHTDNTGSDRINDPLSVRRAKSVYSFLTMRGVSSSRMAYEGMGSHMPVESNATDMGRKANRRVEVYILPNQRMVEKAKAGTLK from the coding sequence ATGAAGAAGAACATGATTACTGCCGGCTTATTAGCCGGGGCATTACTCTTTGGAGGATGCGGTTTGAATTTAAATAATGCTACAAAAGGTGGTGCTATCGGAGTAGGTGCAGGTGCTGCTCTTGGTGCCGGTATCGGTAAGGTAGCCGGTAATACAGGATTGGGGGCTGCTATAGGTGCTGCCGTAGGTGGTACTGCCGGAGCACTTATCGGTCATAAGATGGATAAGCAGAAGAAAGAGCTGGAGGCTTCTTTGCCGGATGCTAAGGTGGAGACTATAAATAATGGAGAGGCTATCAGAGTGACTTTTGATAGCGGTATCTTATTTGCTCTGAACTCAAGTGATCTGAACTCATCTTCACGTCAGTCTTTGAGCAATTTTGCCCAAAGTGCCCAAAATAATCCCGATACAAATATTAAGATTGTGGGACATACTGATAATACCGGATCTGATCGTATCAATGACCCGCTGTCTGTGCGTAGAGCCAAGAGCGTGTACTCATTCTTGACGATGAGAGGCGTATCAAGCTCTCGTATGGCATATGAGGGAATGGGTAGCCATATGCCGGTCGAAAGTAATGCTACGGATATGGGACGTAAAGCAAACAGACGAGTTGAGGTTTATATCTTACCGAATCAAAGAATGGTAGAAAAAGCTAAGGCAGGTACATTGAAGTAA
- the gcvP gene encoding aminomethyl-transferring glycine dehydrogenase, with product MDTTKFSIRHIGIGEQDIPEMLSAINADSLDQLISQTIPDNIRLKEPLDLPEAMTERELGEHLAELASRNEVFTSYIGQGWYDTVTPPAIQRNVLENPVWYTSYTPYQAEVSQGRLEALFNFQSVITDLAGLPLSNCSLLDEATAGAEAAFLLFNERSKAKGKAGANVLFVDQYVFESTKNVIHTRALPQHIEIVVGDYKTFEFTDKVFGAIVQFPNAQGAVEDYKAFIQKAHDADIKVAVAADLMSMVLLTPPGEWGADIVFGSAQRFGVPMYFGGPSAGYMATRMEYKRNVPGRIIGLSKDRMGKQAYRLALQTREQHIKRERATSNICTAQALLATMSAFYAVYHGPEGLKNIAGRIHSYAAIAAEKIEALGFKVLHKNFFDTLFVELPEGISQDDVRKVAVECRVNFFYTPCGNVMLSIDETTQASDLGVLVYIFSAVKGKDAEFDGDAIDDKVAVDNSFLRTSEFLTYEVFNIYHTETELMRYIKRLERKDISLAHSMISLGSCTMKLNAASEVIPLSNPSFANIHPYAPEEQVEGSLEMLENLKEYLGVITGLPAVSLQPNSGAAGEYAGLRAIRSYHDAHGNNERTKVILPASAHGTNPASASQCGYTPVIIDCDELGNVDWNDFMKKTEENKDQIAAMMITYPSTHGIFETNILDLCKRIHECGGLVYMDGANMNAQVGLTNPGFIGADVCHLNLHKTFAIPHGGGGPGSGPICATHELEPYMPTHSNWKEIDDHDNVVAASPYGSAGIDVVTYAYIRMLGVEGLTQSTKIAILNANYMAAKLKDTYGIVYTGATGRVGHELILECRKIKEQSGIDENDIAKRLMDFGYHAPTLSFPVHGTLMVEPTESESKAELDRFIAVMDCIWNEIIEVKDGKADAQDNVLKNAPHPEYEVVADEWEHSYPRSKAAYAMEYLKDNKFWINVARVDNGFGDRNLVPSFCACQTVN from the coding sequence ATGGATACTACTAAGTTTTCAATCCGCCATATAGGTATTGGCGAACAGGATATCCCGGAAATGCTTTCTGCCATCAACGCAGACTCACTCGATCAATTGATAAGTCAGACTATCCCCGATAATATCAGGCTGAAAGAACCGCTTGATTTACCGGAAGCTATGACTGAACGCGAGCTGGGAGAGCACTTGGCAGAATTAGCTTCGCGCAATGAAGTATTCACTTCGTATATAGGTCAAGGATGGTATGATACAGTGACTCCACCGGCTATTCAACGCAATGTGTTGGAAAATCCCGTGTGGTACACCTCTTATACTCCTTATCAGGCTGAGGTTTCACAAGGTCGCTTAGAGGCTTTGTTCAATTTTCAGAGTGTAATTACAGATCTTGCTGGTTTGCCGTTGAGCAACTGCTCTTTACTTGATGAAGCAACGGCCGGTGCCGAGGCTGCTTTCTTGTTGTTCAACGAGCGATCCAAAGCCAAAGGTAAGGCCGGAGCCAATGTTTTATTTGTGGATCAATATGTCTTTGAGTCCACAAAGAATGTTATTCACACCCGTGCTCTGCCACAGCACATAGAGATTGTTGTGGGAGACTACAAAACCTTTGAGTTTACTGATAAGGTATTTGGTGCCATTGTACAATTTCCCAATGCTCAAGGAGCAGTTGAGGATTATAAGGCTTTCATACAGAAAGCTCATGATGCTGATATCAAAGTCGCAGTGGCTGCAGACCTCATGAGTATGGTACTGCTTACTCCTCCGGGAGAGTGGGGTGCTGATATTGTGTTTGGTTCTGCTCAGCGCTTCGGTGTACCTATGTACTTCGGAGGCCCGTCTGCCGGATACATGGCTACACGTATGGAATATAAGCGCAACGTGCCGGGGCGCATCATAGGTCTTTCCAAGGATAGGATGGGCAAGCAGGCTTATCGATTGGCTCTGCAAACTCGTGAGCAACATATCAAACGTGAGCGAGCTACCTCCAACATCTGTACCGCTCAGGCTCTACTTGCTACCATGAGTGCTTTCTATGCCGTATATCACGGGCCGGAAGGTCTTAAGAATATTGCAGGTCGCATACACTCTTATGCAGCAATAGCAGCAGAAAAAATAGAAGCACTCGGATTCAAGGTGCTTCACAAAAATTTCTTTGATACTTTGTTTGTCGAGCTCCCTGAGGGTATCTCTCAAGATGATGTGCGTAAGGTAGCGGTAGAGTGCAGAGTCAACTTCTTCTACACTCCTTGCGGCAATGTTATGTTGAGTATAGATGAGACTACTCAGGCATCAGACCTGGGAGTACTTGTTTATATCTTCTCTGCAGTGAAGGGCAAGGATGCTGAGTTTGATGGTGATGCTATAGATGATAAAGTCGCTGTGGACAATTCTTTCCTCAGAACAAGCGAATTCCTTACATACGAAGTATTCAACATCTATCACACTGAAACGGAGCTTATGCGCTATATCAAGCGTCTCGAACGCAAAGATATCTCTCTGGCTCACTCCATGATATCACTGGGCTCATGTACCATGAAGCTCAATGCAGCTTCGGAGGTTATTCCGTTGAGCAATCCTTCTTTTGCCAATATACACCCTTATGCTCCGGAAGAGCAGGTCGAAGGCTCGTTGGAGATGCTAGAAAATCTCAAAGAATATTTGGGCGTAATCACCGGGCTTCCCGCTGTATCTTTACAGCCCAATTCCGGTGCGGCAGGTGAGTATGCGGGGCTTCGTGCTATCAGATCTTATCATGACGCTCATGGCAACAATGAGCGCACCAAAGTGATTTTGCCGGCTTCGGCACATGGTACCAATCCTGCCAGTGCATCACAGTGCGGATATACGCCCGTGATTATCGATTGTGACGAACTCGGTAATGTAGACTGGAATGATTTCATGAAAAAGACCGAGGAGAATAAGGATCAAATCGCTGCTATGATGATTACTTATCCAAGTACACATGGTATCTTTGAGACCAACATCCTGGATCTGTGCAAAAGAATACACGAGTGTGGAGGTCTTGTCTACATGGACGGTGCCAACATGAATGCCCAGGTAGGACTTACCAACCCCGGATTTATAGGTGCAGATGTATGCCACCTCAACTTGCACAAGACGTTTGCTATACCTCACGGTGGAGGCGGCCCCGGCTCAGGCCCTATCTGCGCTACTCACGAATTGGAGCCTTACATGCCTACTCATAGCAACTGGAAAGAAATCGATGATCATGACAATGTGGTAGCTGCTTCGCCATACGGCAGTGCCGGTATCGATGTTGTGACCTATGCTTATATACGTATGCTGGGAGTAGAGGGACTTACCCAAAGCACCAAGATTGCTATCCTGAATGCCAACTACATGGCTGCTAAGCTCAAGGATACATACGGTATCGTCTACACGGGGGCTACCGGCAGAGTAGGCCATGAGCTTATACTCGAGTGCCGTAAGATCAAAGAGCAAAGCGGTATCGATGAGAACGACATCGCTAAGCGACTTATGGATTTTGGTTATCATGCACCCACGCTATCATTCCCTGTGCATGGGACCCTCATGGTAGAACCTACAGAGAGTGAGAGCAAGGCTGAGCTGGATCGTTTCATCGCAGTGATGGATTGCATTTGGAATGAAATCATTGAAGTGAAGGATGGAAAAGCGGATGCTCAAGATAATGTACTCAAAAACGCACCTCACCCCGAATACGAGGTGGTGGCTGATGAGTGGGAGCATAGTTATCCGAGATCCAAAGCGGCATATGCTATGGAATACCTCAAGGATAATAAGTTCTGGATCAATGTGGCACGTGTAGATAACGGCTTTGGCGATAGAAATCTGGTCCCCAGTTTCTGTGCTTGCCAGACTGTAAACTGA
- a CDS encoding DUF4494 domain-containing protein, translating to MNNWFECKVSYDKTQEAGSPKKVSESYLVDALSFTEAEERITKEITPFVSMGEFKIENIKRAKISEMFLNDEDQDDRYYRAKVLFVSFDEKKAVEKKTPAMMIVKAASLNGAVKELIAQMEKSLATYEIAAVSDTNIMDIFPYEVKS from the coding sequence ATGAATAATTGGTTTGAGTGCAAAGTCAGCTATGACAAAACTCAGGAGGCGGGTAGCCCCAAAAAAGTAAGTGAAAGTTATTTGGTGGACGCCTTAAGTTTTACCGAAGCCGAAGAAAGGATAACAAAAGAGATTACTCCTTTTGTATCTATGGGAGAGTTTAAAATAGAGAACATCAAAAGAGCTAAAATCTCGGAGATGTTTCTCAATGATGAAGATCAGGACGATAGGTACTACAGAGCTAAGGTGCTGTTTGTTTCCTTTGATGAAAAGAAAGCTGTGGAAAAGAAAACGCCTGCAATGATGATCGTAAAGGCTGCTTCGCTCAATGGAGCTGTAAAAGAACTTATTGCCCAAATGGAGAAGTCATTGGCTACTTATGAAATAGCTGCGGTAAGTGATACCAATATAATGGATATATTTCCATATGAAGTCAAGTCATAG
- a CDS encoding DUF5106 domain-containing protein — MKMFRCFGYGVIVLSTVFLFASCKNKAADKDAVVMGNAQTSDSVVSAKSTTSVDPQLAFPLPEIPQALQKPEDRAMFLVNHFWDKMDFNNREYLRNPEKLEVSFANFLGLALSLPFDKVSKLLIVPLDSSNGEMLQFFLDNYKKYLYDGNSPMMNEDYYRPILMWAVESPKVKFAEQTRYKELLTLINRNRMGTVATDFIYQTTEGSLHHLNNVNTKYTMLVFYTPGCAACNNLIGQLNSTLEIKDLVDAHKLSVLFIYTESDVLAWKESAKIIPPYVTVGIDEDQTIVSKSLYDLKASPTIYLLDKNLKVLLKDARFDQIINYFKSLS, encoded by the coding sequence ATGAAAATGTTTAGATGCTTTGGCTATGGCGTAATCGTACTCTCGACTGTTTTCTTGTTCGCCTCCTGTAAGAATAAGGCTGCGGATAAGGATGCTGTGGTGATGGGTAATGCACAAACTTCGGACTCTGTGGTAAGTGCAAAGTCGACAACAAGTGTTGACCCTCAACTTGCATTCCCCTTACCCGAGATACCGCAGGCTCTTCAGAAGCCTGAGGATAGGGCTATGTTTCTCGTTAATCATTTTTGGGATAAGATGGACTTTAATAATAGGGAGTACTTGAGAAATCCTGAGAAGCTCGAAGTCAGTTTTGCTAATTTTCTGGGCTTGGCGTTGAGTTTACCGTTTGACAAGGTGTCTAAACTGCTTATTGTACCATTGGATAGTTCCAATGGCGAAATGTTGCAATTCTTTCTGGATAATTATAAGAAGTATTTGTATGACGGTAATTCCCCGATGATGAATGAAGACTACTACAGACCTATATTAATGTGGGCTGTAGAGTCTCCGAAAGTTAAATTTGCGGAACAGACCAGATACAAAGAATTGCTTACACTTATCAATAGAAATAGAATGGGAACTGTTGCCACCGATTTTATATATCAAACAACAGAGGGCTCATTGCATCATCTTAATAATGTAAACACGAAGTATACCATGCTGGTATTTTATACTCCCGGCTGTGCAGCGTGCAATAATCTTATCGGACAGTTGAATTCTACTTTGGAGATTAAAGACCTTGTAGATGCTCATAAACTCAGTGTCCTATTTATCTATACGGAAAGTGATGTGCTTGCTTGGAAAGAGTCAGCCAAGATTATTCCACCTTATGTGACGGTGGGAATCGATGAAGATCAGACCATTGTATCGAAGTCTCTTTATGATCTAAAGGCATCTCCTACCATCTATCTTTTGGATAAAAATCTTAAAGTTCTGCTAAAAGACGCTAGATTTGATCAAATTATTAATTATTTTAAGTCTCTCAGTTAG
- a CDS encoding OmpA family protein: MKVKYMMLSLMGAVALTASAQETTAPAELNIPAHKTVFAHPNGGNWFVTLQGGAGAMFVNDNQNAKFGDRITWAASLAVGKWHSPYFASRVLVNGGESSVFTGANGENKFKNNYVGAQYDFMFDVINYFSPYREDRAFHLIPFVGLGYEYKFNNDKEKMGAVEIPGHVHALTANAGIQMLFRLGQRVDLVLEGMTTYNNFNLSKGYPSPMYNALRTTLTAGLNFRLGKTGFEVVTPMDYALIEDLNSQVNSLRSTNSELRLRPESCPECPEVKSVKQSSMLTEKPVLFRHGKSTVDSDQMINIFDASEFVKNNGGEIVVTGYTQANESRMAGLAEKRAKAVAQILTEKYNVPSDKVTVEWKESTEKAYDAKGWNRVVVIRSK, encoded by the coding sequence ATGAAGGTAAAGTACATGATGCTCTCTTTAATGGGAGCTGTTGCACTCACAGCAAGTGCACAAGAAACGACTGCGCCCGCCGAACTTAATATCCCGGCTCATAAAACCGTATTTGCTCACCCTAACGGTGGCAATTGGTTTGTAACGCTTCAGGGTGGTGCAGGTGCTATGTTTGTTAATGACAACCAAAACGCAAAGTTTGGTGACCGTATTACATGGGCTGCTTCATTAGCCGTAGGGAAATGGCACTCTCCTTATTTCGCATCTCGTGTGCTGGTAAATGGCGGTGAATCTTCTGTATTTACCGGTGCTAATGGCGAAAACAAGTTTAAAAATAATTACGTTGGAGCTCAATATGATTTCATGTTCGACGTAATTAACTATTTCTCTCCATATCGTGAAGATCGTGCATTCCACCTAATTCCTTTTGTAGGTCTTGGTTATGAATACAAATTCAACAACGATAAGGAAAAAATGGGAGCCGTTGAAATCCCTGGCCATGTACATGCTCTTACAGCTAATGCGGGTATCCAAATGTTGTTCCGTTTAGGTCAACGTGTTGATTTAGTATTGGAAGGTATGACTACCTACAATAACTTTAATCTAAGCAAGGGTTATCCTTCTCCAATGTACAATGCTCTTCGTACAACCCTTACTGCCGGTTTGAACTTCCGTCTTGGTAAGACTGGCTTCGAGGTTGTTACTCCTATGGATTATGCATTGATCGAAGATCTTAACAGCCAAGTTAACTCACTTCGTTCTACAAACTCAGAACTTAGACTTCGTCCCGAATCTTGCCCTGAGTGCCCCGAGGTTAAGAGTGTTAAACAATCCTCTATGTTAACTGAAAAGCCTGTATTGTTCCGTCATGGCAAATCTACTGTAGATAGCGATCAGATGATCAACATTTTCGATGCTTCAGAATTCGTTAAGAATAATGGTGGCGAAATAGTAGTTACAGGTTATACTCAAGCTAACGAAAGCCGTATGGCTGGTTTGGCTGAGAAGCGTGCAAAAGCTGTTGCTCAAATCTTGACTGAGAAGTATAATGTACCTTCTGATAAGGTTACGGTAGAATGGAAAGAATCTACAGAGAAGGCTTACGATGCTAAGGGCTGGAACCGTGTGGTTGTAATCCGTTCTAAATAA
- a CDS encoding YggS family pyridoxal phosphate-dependent enzyme — protein MKSSHSFIVENIDKIKAQLPAGIKLVAVSKFHPVSCIVEAYRGGHRCFGESRVQELVSKYEELKDYSDIEWHFIGPLQTNKVKFIVPFVSMIESVTSLRLLQEIQKQASKQDKVIDILLEVHLAKEETKSGFDIQELGNTVALIVDSAGAYAHIRLRGLMTIATQTDDEAVVKSEFATLKSLFDEMKEKYHEKNEMSYFDTVSMGMSHDYNLAIQEGANVIRVGSLIFGERQY, from the coding sequence ATGAAGTCAAGTCATAGTTTTATAGTAGAGAATATTGACAAGATCAAAGCACAGTTGCCGGCCGGAATAAAGCTGGTAGCTGTGTCAAAGTTTCACCCCGTAAGCTGCATTGTAGAAGCCTATCGTGGGGGACATCGCTGTTTCGGTGAGAGTCGTGTGCAAGAACTTGTATCGAAGTATGAGGAGCTAAAGGATTACTCTGATATCGAATGGCATTTTATAGGCCCCTTGCAGACCAACAAGGTAAAGTTTATAGTGCCCTTTGTATCTATGATCGAGAGTGTGACTTCCTTGCGGCTCTTGCAGGAGATACAAAAGCAGGCCTCTAAGCAAGACAAGGTGATAGATATATTGTTGGAAGTGCATTTGGCTAAGGAAGAAACCAAGTCCGGTTTTGATATACAAGAGCTGGGTAATACAGTAGCACTGATAGTAGATAGTGCAGGTGCATATGCTCATATCCGATTGAGAGGACTCATGACGATAGCTACCCAAACGGATGATGAGGCGGTGGTGAAGTCAGAGTTTGCGACCCTCAAATCACTGTTCGATGAAATGAAAGAGAAGTATCATGAAAAGAATGAAATGTCGTACTTTGATACAGTATCTATGGGAATGAGCCATGATTACAACTTGGCTATTCAAGAAGGAGCCAATGTGATACGAGTGGGCTCTTTAATCTTTGGTGAAAGACAATACTGA
- a CDS encoding IS982 family transposase: protein MKTNIVEIFCLTDDFSKLFDTLIQQRTLCEGNKKRRNRKFRMSDAEIMTILILFHHSRYRDFKSFYLQYITQQCHSDFPSLVSYNRFVELQSKVAFKLISFLNMCCLGECTGISFIDSTPLRTCHIKRAHGHKTMKGWAQKGKCSMGWFYGFKLHIVINDRGEIIQYQITPGNTDDRAPLKGGTFTKKLFGKLVGDRGYISQSLFDKLFIDDIHMITKIKKNMKNTLMSLYDRILLRKRALVETVNDLLKNVCQIEHTRHRSVNNFAINLIAGIIAYNLLPKKPELNLEIIHNPSTLLVHHA, encoded by the coding sequence ATGAAAACAAATATAGTTGAAATTTTCTGTCTTACCGATGATTTTTCCAAACTTTTCGATACCTTGATTCAGCAAAGAACCCTTTGCGAAGGAAACAAAAAGCGAAGAAATCGCAAGTTTAGGATGTCCGATGCTGAAATCATGACTATTCTGATTCTTTTCCATCATTCGAGGTATCGCGATTTTAAGTCCTTTTATCTTCAATATATTACGCAACAATGTCATTCGGATTTTCCTTCGTTGGTCTCTTACAATCGTTTTGTGGAATTACAAAGCAAGGTGGCATTCAAACTAATTTCATTTCTCAATATGTGTTGTTTGGGCGAATGCACCGGTATCTCATTCATTGATTCCACACCTTTACGCACCTGCCATATCAAGCGGGCACACGGGCATAAGACCATGAAAGGATGGGCCCAAAAGGGCAAATGCAGTATGGGATGGTTCTATGGTTTCAAACTGCATATTGTGATTAACGACCGGGGTGAAATCATTCAATATCAAATCACACCGGGGAATACGGATGACCGTGCTCCACTTAAAGGCGGAACCTTCACGAAGAAACTATTCGGCAAACTTGTTGGCGACAGAGGATACATCTCACAAAGTCTTTTCGATAAGCTCTTCATTGACGACATACACATGATTACGAAGATAAAGAAAAACATGAAAAACACACTGATGAGCCTGTATGATAGGATATTACTCAGAAAAAGAGCCCTTGTGGAAACCGTTAATGACCTACTCAAAAACGTTTGTCAAATAGAGCATACACGACATAGAAGCGTCAATAATTTCGCCATTAATTTGATTGCCGGCATAATTGCCTACAATCTGCTACCCAAAAAGCCGGAATTAAACCTAGAAATCATACACAATCCATCAACCCTCTTAGTACACCACGCTTAG
- a CDS encoding dihydroorotate dehydrogenase-like protein: protein MTDLSTTFAGLNLKNPIIAASSGLTRNLRKIKEIAEAGVGAIVLKSLFEEQIEGQGALLLGNTDYPEAYDYISTYVKNDEVGKYLEFVKQVKATVKVPVIASINCYKLDTWVDFASQIAKSGVDALEINVMKLETDLFFDPIAEEQGYIDIVQKLKSTVHIPIIMKLSKNHTALVSMIDKLAAAGLNGVTLFNRSYQTDIDINKLEMTSGNVFTTAHDISDTLRYTGIVSGMVPELPVASSTGVHSWEEVVKCLLAGAACVQMCSTIYANGPKAIRDGLDGLKIWMEKKGYRSIDEFKGKLNAANIPSQTVYERMQFMKYFSSKEV, encoded by the coding sequence ATGACAGATTTATCAACGACTTTTGCCGGATTGAATTTGAAGAATCCGATTATTGCCGCCAGTTCGGGCTTGACGAGAAATCTCAGAAAGATCAAAGAGATCGCTGAAGCAGGCGTTGGTGCGATTGTATTAAAATCTTTATTCGAAGAACAAATTGAAGGTCAGGGCGCTTTGTTGCTCGGTAATACTGATTACCCCGAGGCTTATGACTATATCTCTACCTATGTGAAAAATGATGAAGTAGGTAAATATCTTGAGTTTGTAAAACAAGTGAAGGCTACTGTAAAAGTACCCGTGATAGCAAGTATCAATTGCTATAAATTGGATACATGGGTGGATTTTGCAAGCCAAATCGCCAAGAGCGGAGTAGATGCTTTGGAGATTAATGTAATGAAGCTCGAGACTGATTTATTTTTCGACCCTATCGCAGAAGAACAAGGATATATAGACATTGTACAGAAACTGAAATCTACTGTGCATATTCCTATAATTATGAAGTTGTCCAAAAATCATACGGCTTTAGTGTCTATGATAGATAAGCTTGCTGCCGCAGGACTTAACGGGGTGACTTTGTTCAATAGAAGTTATCAGACGGATATTGATATCAACAAGCTTGAGATGACATCCGGAAATGTGTTTACTACAGCTCATGACATTAGTGATACATTGAGATATACAGGTATTGTAAGCGGTATGGTACCGGAATTGCCCGTGGCCTCGTCTACCGGAGTACACAGCTGGGAAGAAGTGGTGAAATGCCTATTGGCCGGTGCTGCTTGTGTGCAGATGTGTTCTACAATTTACGCTAATGGCCCCAAAGCTATACGTGATGGACTGGATGGATTGAAAATCTGGATGGAAAAGAAGGGTTACAGATCTATCGATGAATTTAAAGGTAAACTCAACGCAGCTAATATACCGTCACAAACGGTTTATGAGCGTATGCAATTTATGAAATACTTTAGCAGTAAAGAAGTATAA
- a CDS encoding copper resistance protein NlpE N-terminal domain-containing protein: MLGFSCRNHKISEIGESENSRIDTAFLINDWVGNYHVMLPSAESPGVYRRMAIAPDSTFTLWTKAIDHFSTVLEHGKLEWDNDSSSLSLNNGSKLSFVKINGDIFIVDGLGNKTLTAKISQDAVIPPYVYSYVYRSSDTPSPLIVQYHSQGESRYVEVSFDGHKEVMPYDHKAIDKDVYVFGYDKLVVDPDSRMVVYYQPNKKREFRISSPEQKKYLVTNAELLEALYYDYGDMHNVLLLNPNGNIFMLDKKGHAGDISIGKFVNDSMQWLSKPDNGILKHNGKEVAYLLDKKQQ; the protein is encoded by the coding sequence ATGCTCGGGTTTTCATGCCGCAACCATAAGATTTCAGAAATTGGTGAGTCGGAAAATTCGAGAATTGATACAGCCTTTTTGATAAATGATTGGGTCGGTAATTATCATGTGATGTTGCCTTCAGCCGAATCTCCGGGTGTGTACAGACGTATGGCAATAGCACCTGATAGTACCTTTACGTTATGGACCAAAGCCATTGATCACTTTAGCACAGTCTTGGAACATGGCAAACTTGAATGGGACAATGACTCATCGTCACTGTCACTAAACAATGGCAGTAAATTGTCATTTGTAAAAATAAACGGAGATATTTTTATTGTAGACGGATTGGGAAATAAAACTCTTACAGCGAAGATATCACAAGATGCTGTAATACCCCCCTATGTTTATTCGTATGTTTATAGGTCATCCGACACTCCGTCACCTCTTATCGTACAGTATCATTCGCAGGGCGAAAGCAGATACGTAGAGGTTAGTTTTGACGGACATAAGGAGGTAATGCCTTATGACCATAAGGCGATTGACAAGGATGTATATGTCTTTGGCTACGACAAGCTGGTGGTGGATCCAGACTCCCGAATGGTAGTGTATTACCAGCCTAATAAAAAACGTGAGTTCAGAATATCAAGCCCCGAGCAGAAAAAATACTTAGTTACCAATGCCGAGCTGTTGGAAGCTTTGTACTATGACTATGGGGATATGCACAATGTACTTCTGCTCAATCCTAACGGCAATATATTTATGCTGGATAAGAAAGGGCATGCTGGAGACATCAGCATAGGCAAATTTGTAAACGATTCTATGCAATGGCTCTCCAAGCCTGATAACGGTATACTCAAGCACAACGGCAAGGAGGTAGCATATTTATTGGATAAAAAGCAACAATAA